The proteins below come from a single Megalops cyprinoides isolate fMegCyp1 chromosome 5, fMegCyp1.pri, whole genome shotgun sequence genomic window:
- the LOC118778420 gene encoding interleukin-17A-like, with translation MRDFEGSAVSTSCSGSGNEATAKKYVQSCCLVLLILGATHYGPVSGRCVEEKFCTRTLEEYQYQLSNIANKLNERSIAPWTYVEKTDLNRVPQVIHEAKCLTSHSCWHVASSISLETIPLSIRVPVLRKSRGCPTYSVEYESVVVACICATPRLA, from the exons ATGAGGGATTTTGAAGGTTCTGCAGTCAGCACTAGTTGTTCCGGCAGTGGGAATGAAGCCACAGCCAAAAAG TATGTGCAGAGCTGCTGCCTGGTTTTGCTGATCCTCGGTGCCACCCATTATGGACCAGTAAGCGGGCGATGCGTGGAGGAGAAATTTTGCACAAGGACCCTGGAGGAGTACCAGTATCAGCTCAGCAACATTGCCAACAAACTCAACGAGAGGAGCATAGCACCCTGGACCTACGT GGAGAAGACCGATTTAAACAGGGTGCCTCAAGTTATCCATGAAGCCAAGTGTCTTACCAGCCACTCCTGCTGGCACGTGGCGAGCTCCATCAGCTTGGAGActatccctctctccatccGGGTTCCTGTTCTCAGGAAAAGCCGCGGCTGCCCCACCTACTCAGTGGAATACGAGAGCGTCGTGGTAGCATGCATATGCGCAACTCCCAGGCTGGCTTGA